From Erigeron canadensis isolate Cc75 chromosome 8, C_canadensis_v1, whole genome shotgun sequence, one genomic window encodes:
- the LOC122580409 gene encoding protein WUSCHEL produces MNNSSYLCRQSSTRWTPTSDQIRILKELYYNNGIRSPTADQIQKIAARLRHFGKIEGKNVFYWFQNHKARERQKKRFTPSLVVQPPPPPPPLTTTPFPDHHHHHLPYLYSQTQQHKLYNTHHISPLEGGSTSQTFIPIGYGHGSVEKSFRECSISPGGSAFHDFGSWVEIDKMNPGNEAQDEYDDVDNEGELSSEIETLPLFPIHGGSTTTTSNGGGIHHDIYNNHNGGNWFHSDGRTSLELSLNSYYGYYN; encoded by the exons ATGAACAATAGTAGTTATCTATGTAGACAAAGTAGTACAAGGTGGACACCCACAAGTGACCAAATTAGAATCCTTAAAGAACTTTACTACAACAATGGAATAAGATCACCAACTGCTGACCAAATTCAAAAAATAGCTGCCCGGTTAAGACATTTTGGCAAAATTGAAGGGAAGAATGTGTTTTATTGGTTTCAAAACCATAAAGCTCGTGAAAGACAAAAGAAACGTTTTACCCCATCTCTAGTAGTACAACCTCCTCCTCCACCGCCACCACTGACCACCACCCCATTTCccgatcaccaccaccaccaccttcctTATCTCTATAGCCAAACACAGCAACACAAACTTTACAACACTCATCACATCTCTCCActcg aAGGTGGTTCTACCTCTCAAACATTCATACCTATTGGCTATGGCCATGGTTCTGTTGAAAAGAGTTTCAGG GAGTGCTCTATATCACCCGGAGGAAGTGCATTCCATGATTTCGGGTCATGGGTCGAAATAGACAAGATGAACCCGGGTAATGAAGCCCAAGATGAATATGATGACGTGGACAATGAAGGAGAGTTGTCTAGTGAGATTGAGACACTTCCTCTCTTTCCAATCCACGGTggctccaccaccaccaccagcaacGGCGGCGGCATCcatcatgatatatataataatcataatggTGGCAATTGGTTTCATTCTGATGGCAGGACTTCACTTGAGTTGAGCTTGAACTCTTATTATGGATATTATAATTAA